A genomic window from Scomber scombrus chromosome 18, fScoSco1.1, whole genome shotgun sequence includes:
- the eftud2 gene encoding 116 kDa U5 small nuclear ribonucleoprotein component: MEADLYDEFGNYIGPELDSDDDEDDLEAEDRDVDEGDDDDDDEPADADDDVPGMEVVLHEDKKYYPTAEEVYGPEVETIVQEEDTQPLTEPIIKPVKNKQFTLMEQELPATVYDMEFLADLMDSPELIRNVTLCGHLHHGKTCFVDCLIEQTHPEIRKRDDVDLRYTDILFTEQERGVGIKSTPVTMVLPDSRGKSYLFNIMDTPGHVNFSDEVTSSIRISDGIVLFIDAAEGVMLNTERLIKHAVQERMAITICINKVDRLIGELKLPPTDAYYKLRHIVDEVNGLLSTYSTDENLVVSPLLGNVCFASSQYHICFTLGSFAKIYSDTYGDINYNEFSKRLWGDIYFNPKTRKFSKKPPSNNSQRSFVEFVLEPLYKILSQVVGDVDTSLPRVLDELGIHLSKEELKLNIRPLLRLVCNRFFGEFTGLVDMCVQHIASPQEGARNKIEHTYAGGLDSDLGEAMAECDPDGPLMCHTTKMYSTEDGVQFHAFGRVLSGTIQAGQPVKVLGENYTLEDEEDSQVCTVGRLWINVARYQIEVNRVPAGNWVLIEGCDQPIVKTATITEPRGNEEAQIFRPLKFNTASVIKIAVEPVNPSELPKMLDGLRKVNKSYPSLTTKVEESGEHVILGTGELYLDCVMHDLRKMYSEIDIKVADPVVTFCETVVETSSLKCFAETPNKKNKITMIAEPLEKGLAEDIENEVVQITWNRKKLGEFFQTKYDWDLLAARSIWAFGPDTTGPNILVDDTLPSEVDKALLGSVKDSIVQGFQWGTREGPLCDEPIRNVKFKILDAVIAQEPLHRGGGQVIPTARRVVYSAFLMATPRLMEPYYFVEVQAPADCVSAVYTVLARRRGHVTQDAPIPGSPLYTIKAFIPAIDSFGFETDLRTHTQGQAFALSVFHHWQIVPGDPLDKSIVIRPLEPQPAPHLAREFMIKTRRRKGLSEDVSISKFFDDPMLLELAKQDVVLNYPM, translated from the exons ATGGAGGCTGATCTGTATGATGAGTTCGGAAACTACATCGGTCCAGAGCTGGACTCTgacgatgatgaagatgatcTGGAGGCAGAGGACAGAGATGTTGATGAG ggtgatgatgatgatgacgatgagcCTGCAGACGCTGATGACGACGTCCCCGGCATGGAAGTGGTCCTGCACGAGGATAAGAAGTACTATCCGACAGCAGAAGAGGTTTACGGGCCGGAAGTGGAAACTATCGTCCAGGAGGAAGACACACAGCCTCTTACAG AGCCCATCATCAAGCCTGTGAAGAACAAGCAGTTCACCCTGATGGAGCAGGAGCTGCCTGCCACTGTTTATGATATGGA attCCTCGCAGATTTGATGGACAGTCCGGAGCTGATTCGTAACGTCACCTTGTGTGGTCATCTCCACCATGGCAAG ACCTGTTTCGTGGACTGCCTGATCGAACAGACACATCCAGAAATCAGGAAGAGAGATGATGTGGAT CTCCGGTACACAGACATCCTCTTTACAGAACAGGAG AGAGGAGTTGGTATCAAGAGTACCCCTGTCACAATGGTCCTGCCAGACTCCAGAGGCAAATCCTACCTATTCAACATCATGGACACACCAG GTCACGTGAACTTCTCTGATGAGGTCACATCTAGCATCCGGATCTCAGACGGCATCGTCCTCTTCATAGACGCTGCGGAGGGA GTGATGCTGAACACAGAGCGTTTGATCAAACATGCAGTCCAGGAGCGTATGGCCATCACCATCTGCATCAACAAGGTGGATCGGCTCATTGGGGAGCTCAAACTGCCGCCCACAGACGCTTATTATAAACTGCGCCACATTGTGGATGAGGTCAACGGTTTGCTCAG tACGTACTCCACAGATGAGAACTTGGTGGTTTCTCCTCTCCTGGGAAACGTGTGCTTTGCCAGCTCTCAGTACCACATCTGTTTCACACTGGGATCCTTCGCAAAAATCTACTCGGACACTTATG GTGACATAAACTACAACGAGTTTTCAAAGAGACTTTGGGGAGACATTTATTTCAACCCCAAAAC tcGCAAGTTTTCAAAGAAACCCCCCAGCAATAACTCTCAGCGTAGCTTTGTGGAGTTCGTCCTAGAGCCTCTCTACAAGATCCTTTCACAG GTTGTCGGTGATGTGGACACGTCTCTCCCACGAGTTCTGGATGAGCTCGGTATTCACCTGTCCAAAGAGGAACTGAAGCTGAACATTAGACCCTTGCTGAGGCTGGTCTGTAACCGCTTCTTTGGGGAGTTCACAG gcCTTGTGGACATGTGTGTACAGCATATCGCCTCACCACAAGAGGGTGCTCGGAACAAGATAGAGCACACCTACGCTGGAGGTCTGGACTCAGACCTTGGGGAGGCCATGGCAGAGTGTGACCCCGAT GGTCCTTTGATGTGCCACACCACTAAGATGTACAGCACAGAGGATGGGGTTCAGTTCCATGCCTTTGGCAGGGTGCTAAGCGGGACCATTCAGGCAGGCCAGCCTGTCAAGGTTTTAGGAGAGAACTACACCCTCGAAGATGAGGAGGACTCTCAGGTCTGCACTGTGGGTCGTCTCTGGATTAATGTCGCCAG ATACCAAATTGAAGTGAATCGAGTGCCTGCTGGGAACTGGGTTCTCATTGAAGGTTGTGACCAGCCGATCGTGAAGACCGCCACCATCACTGAGCCCAGAGGGAACGAAGAG gctcagattttCAGGCCATTGAAGTTCAACACGGCATCAGTAATCAAGATTGCTGTGGAGCCCGTCAACCCGTCAGAGCTGCCTAAAATGTTGGACGGACTGAGGAAGGTCAACAAGAGCTATCCTTCTCTCACCACAAAG gTGGAGGAGTCTGGAGAGCACGTTATCTTAGGCACAGGAGAGCTCTACCTGGACTGTGTCATGCACGACCTGCGCAAGATGTACTCTGAGATTGATATTAAA GTCGCTGACCCAGTTGTGACTTTCTGTGAAACGGTTGTGGAGACGTCGTCCCTCAAGTGCTTTGCTGAAACGCCCAACAAAAA GAATAAGATCACCATGATTGCAGAACCCCTGGAGAAGGGACTGGCTGAGGACATCGAGAACGAAGTGGTGCAGATCACGTGGAACAG GAAGAAGCTGGGAGAGTTTTTCCAGACAAAGTACGACTGGGATCTGCTGGCTGCCAGATCTATCTGGGCCTTTGGACCGGACACAACGGGGCCAAACATTCTCGTTGATGATACTCTGCCTTCTGAG GTGGACAAGGCGCTGCTCGGCTCGGTCAAAGACAGCATCGTTCAGGGCTTCCAGTGGGGCACCAGGGAGGGGCCTTTGTGTGACGAGC CCATCAGGAATGTAAAGTTTAAGATCCTGGATGCAGTCATCGCTCAGGAGCCCCTGCACAGAGGAGGAGGCCAGGTCATCCCTACAGCCAGAAGAGTGGTGTACTCCGCTTTCCTCATG GCGACTCCGAGGTTGATGGAGCCTTATTACTTTGTGGAGGTTCAGGCTCCAGCTGATTGCGTGTCTGCTGTCTACACAGTGCTGGCTAGAAGAAG GGGCCACGTCACTCAGGATGCACCTATTCCAGGGTCTCCTCTCTACACCATTAAGGCTTTCATCCCAGCCATCGACTCCTTCGGCTTTGAGACAGACCttcgcacacatacacaggggCAAGCCTTCGCTCTGTCTGTGTTCCACCACTGGCAG ATTGTGCCTGGTGACCCCTTGGATAAGAGTATTGTGATCAGGCCTCTTGAGCCTCAGCCTGCCCCCCATCTGGCCAGAGAGTTCATGATCAAAACCCGAAGACGCAAG GGTTTGAGCGAGGATGTGAGTATCAGCAAGTTCTTCGACGATCCTATGTTGTTGGAGCTGGCCAAACAAGACGTGGTGCTTAACTACCCCATGTGA
- the phospho1 gene encoding probable phosphatase phospho1 isoform X2 — protein sequence MASNSSHISSDKRFIIFFDFDETIVDETSDDMVVQAAPGHHLPDWLKDTYQPGRYNEYMQRVLTYLSEQGVTESHIRSIMEKIPSTPGMLTLFQFLRTRPPQDFEVVMVSDANTFFIESWLRRHGARPLFHRIFTNPATFNKDGRLVMRPFHSHDCPRCPDNMCKQVVVRDYVARRTQERGRPYQRIFYVGDGANDFCPAISLGPRDVAFPRRDFPMHRLITETHEAMPGEFKAVTVPWVSAEEVLQRLRKLVAE from the coding sequence ATGGCCTCCAATTCATCTCACATCTCCTCCGACAAGCGCTTCATCATCTTCTTCGACTTTGATGAAACCATCGTTGACGAAACCAGCGACGACATGGTGGTGCAGGCCGCCCCGGGTCATCACCTCCCGGACTGGCTGAAGGACACCTACCAGCCGGGCCGCTACAATGAGTACATGCAGCGCGTACTGACCTACCTGTCGGAGCAGGGAGTCACCGAGAGCCACATACGCAGCATCATGGAGAAGATACCCTCCACCCCCGGCATGCTCACGCTCTTCCAGTTCCTCCGCACAAGGCCCCCGCAGGACTTCGAGGTGGTGATGGTGTCCGACGCCAACACCTTCTTCATCGAGTCCTGGCTGCGTCGCCACGGAGCTCGTCCGCTCTTCCACCGCATCTTCACCAACCCGGCCACCTTCAACAAGGACGGGCGTCTGGTGATGAGGCCCTTCCACTCCCACGACTGCCCGCGATGCCCAGACAACATGTGCAAGCAGGTGGTCGTCAGGGACTATGTGGCCCGCAGGACGCAGGAGCGGGGCCGTCCCTATCAGAGGATCTTCTACGTTGGAGATGGAGCCAACGACTTCTGCCCTGCTATCTCCCTGGGGCCCCGGGACGTGGCATTCCCGCGACGAGACTTCCCCATGCACCGGCTGATCACGGAGACCCATGAGGCCATGCCAGGGGAGTTCAAGGCGGTCACGGTGCCCTGGGTCAGCGCGGAGGAGGTGTTGCAGCGGCTGAGGAAGCTGGTGGCAGAGTAG
- the phospho1 gene encoding probable phosphatase phospho1 isoform X1, translating to MGDSFFNCCYVPPHPPGEEEPPRSRRSEIMASNSSHISSDKRFIIFFDFDETIVDETSDDMVVQAAPGHHLPDWLKDTYQPGRYNEYMQRVLTYLSEQGVTESHIRSIMEKIPSTPGMLTLFQFLRTRPPQDFEVVMVSDANTFFIESWLRRHGARPLFHRIFTNPATFNKDGRLVMRPFHSHDCPRCPDNMCKQVVVRDYVARRTQERGRPYQRIFYVGDGANDFCPAISLGPRDVAFPRRDFPMHRLITETHEAMPGEFKAVTVPWVSAEEVLQRLRKLVAE from the coding sequence ATGGGGGATTCATTCTTCAACTGCTGTTATGTCCCACCCCATCCCCCAGGCGAGGAGGAACCCCCCAGATCCAGACGCTCAGAAATCATGGCCTCCAATTCATCTCACATCTCCTCCGACAAGCGCTTCATCATCTTCTTCGACTTTGATGAAACCATCGTTGACGAAACCAGCGACGACATGGTGGTGCAGGCCGCCCCGGGTCATCACCTCCCGGACTGGCTGAAGGACACCTACCAGCCGGGCCGCTACAATGAGTACATGCAGCGCGTACTGACCTACCTGTCGGAGCAGGGAGTCACCGAGAGCCACATACGCAGCATCATGGAGAAGATACCCTCCACCCCCGGCATGCTCACGCTCTTCCAGTTCCTCCGCACAAGGCCCCCGCAGGACTTCGAGGTGGTGATGGTGTCCGACGCCAACACCTTCTTCATCGAGTCCTGGCTGCGTCGCCACGGAGCTCGTCCGCTCTTCCACCGCATCTTCACCAACCCGGCCACCTTCAACAAGGACGGGCGTCTGGTGATGAGGCCCTTCCACTCCCACGACTGCCCGCGATGCCCAGACAACATGTGCAAGCAGGTGGTCGTCAGGGACTATGTGGCCCGCAGGACGCAGGAGCGGGGCCGTCCCTATCAGAGGATCTTCTACGTTGGAGATGGAGCCAACGACTTCTGCCCTGCTATCTCCCTGGGGCCCCGGGACGTGGCATTCCCGCGACGAGACTTCCCCATGCACCGGCTGATCACGGAGACCCATGAGGCCATGCCAGGGGAGTTCAAGGCGGTCACGGTGCCCTGGGTCAGCGCGGAGGAGGTGTTGCAGCGGCTGAGGAAGCTGGTGGCAGAGTAG